One Panicum virgatum strain AP13 chromosome 3N, P.virgatum_v5, whole genome shotgun sequence DNA segment encodes these proteins:
- the LOC120664564 gene encoding protein CHUP1, chloroplastic-like: MSERQSEAERWPGDQHERSARPCPRRNPRRPFRIPRQPRTASASSLPAMVAGRVKAAMGFQRSPATPRPSSSSSARKAPAPAPLQLPGSAASAAGQPETPRRRSFGSPAPSGSGSKAGPFSRYFPRSSAQVQPARAAPEHGELVRLVEELQERESRLRTELLEHKILKETVAIVPFLETELAAKSSELGRCRDALSRLEAENARLRAELDAAVAAARSNEQRVLEMEKELAEVRKRRREAEAEPDDCSSSASSDNSERSNAATNSVMQAKVVAGLSVLPPPAPPPPPPPMPAPYKSRSYFSGSSRASPANSSSSSSSSAPSTPTYSSDTAASRSHVPELSKLPPIPAPPPPPPPPPPPSMPTRGRRSASSSPSTSSSSSSGGAGPPAPPPPPPPAARRTSKASSPVTSASIPAPAPCVRRVPEVVEFYHSLMRRDSRSRDAGATGEGGAGGGAAAARDMIGEIENRSAHLLAIKSDVERQGDFIRFLIKEVQSAAFVDIEDVVTFVKWLDVELSRLVDERAVLKHFDWPEGKADALREAAFGYRDLKKIESEASSFSDDPRQPCSSALKKMQALFEKLEHGVYGLVRVRDGAMSRYRGYQIPWEWMQDTGIVSQIKLQSVKLAMKYLRRVSSELEAIQGGPDEEELMLQGVRFAFRVHQFAGGFDGDTMRAFQDLKEKASTFQSKREIQNQHVHQQRLAGRS; this comes from the exons ATGAGCGAGAGACAGAGCGAGGCAGAGAGGTGGCCCGGAGATCAGCACGAGCGCTCGGCACGGCCATGTCCGAGGCGCAATCCTAGGCGTCCATTTCGTATTCCACGGCAGCCACGCACCGCGTCCGCCTCGAGCCTGCCAGCCATGGTGGCCGGCCGCGTCAAGGCGGCCATGGGCTTCCAGCGGAGCCCGGCGACGCCcaggccctcctcctcctcgtccgcgcGCAAGgccccagcgccggcgccgttgCAACTCCCTGGatccgcggcctcggcggccggGCAGCCGGAGACGCCGCGCCGGCGGTCCttcggctcgccggcgccgtcggggTCGGGGTCCAAGGCGGGGCCCTTCTCGCGCTACTTCCCGCGCTCGTCCGCGCAGGTGcagccggcgcgcgcggcgcccgaGCACGGCGAGCTCGTCCGCCTCGTCGAGGAGTTGCAGGAGCGGGAGTCGCGGCTCCGGACCGAGCTGCTGGAGCACAAGATCCTCAAGGAAACCGTCGCCATCGTGCCGTTCCTCGAGACCGAGCTGGCCGCCAAGAGCAGCGAGCTCGGGCGGTGCCGGGACGCGCTGTCGCGGCTCGAGGCCGAGAACGCGCGCCTGCGcgccgagctcgacgccgccgtggcggccGCGAGGAGCAACGAGCAGAGGGTtctggagatggagaaggagttgGCGGAGGtgaggaagcggcggcgggaggcggaggccgAGCCCGATGACTGCtcgtcgtcggcgtcctcggACAATTCCGAGCGCTCCAATGCGGCGACCAACTCGGTCATGCAAGCGAAGGTCGTGGCCGGGTTGTCGGTTCTTCCTCcccccgcgcctcctcctccgccgccgccaatgCCAGCGCCTTACAAGTCCAGGTCCTACTTCTCCGGCTCGTCACGCGCCTCGCCGGCGAACTCCTCATCCAGTTCCTCCTCGTCcgcgccatcaacgccgacatACTCTTCAGACACTGCGGCGTCAAGAAGTCACGTGCCGGAGCTATCCAAGCTCCCACCGATACCCGCCCCacccccgccaccaccgccgccgccaccaccgtcaATGCCGACGCGCGGACGCCGCAGCGCGAGCTCGTCACCGTCGAcctcaagcagcagcagcagcggaggcGCGGGACCACCggctccaccgccaccacctccacctgcgGCGAGGAGGACCTCCAAAGCGTCCTCCCCTGTGACTTCGGCGTCGATTCCGGCGCCCGCTCCATGCGTGAGGCGAGTCCCAGAGGTGGTGGAGTTTTACCACTCGCTGATGCGGAGAGACTCGAGGTCGAGGGACGCCGGTGCAACCGGTGaaggaggcgccggcgggggcgccgccgcggcgagggaCATGATCGGCGAGATCGAGAATCGCTCCGCTCATCTTCTTGCG ATCAAATCGGACGTGGAGAGGCAGGGCGATTTCATCCGGTTCCTGATCAAAGAGGTGCAGAGCGCGGCGTTTGTGGACATCGAGGACGTGGTCACCTTCGTCAAGTGGCTCGACGTTGAGCTCTCACGCCTG GTGGATGAGAGGGCGGTGCTGAAGCATTTCGACTGGCCGGAGGGGAAGGCCGACGCGCTGCGGGAGGCTGCGTTTGGGTACCGCGACTTGAAGAAGATCGAGTCGGAGGCGTCATCGTTCTCTGATGACCCCCGGCAGCCCTGCTCGTCTGCTCTCAAGAAGATGCAAGCTCTCTTCGAGAA GTTGGAGCATGGAGTGTACGGCCTCGTGCGTGTACGTGATGGTGCGATGAGTCGGTACCGTGGGTACCAAATCCCATGGGAGTGGATGCAGGACACTGGAATTGTTAGTCAG ATCAAATTACAATCAGTGAAGCTAGCAATGAAGTATCTGAGAAGGGTTTCTTCAGAGCTTGAGGCCATACAAGGTGGCCCTGACGAAGAGGAGCTAATGCTCCAAGGAGTCCGGTTCGCCTTCAGAGTACACCAG TTTGCAGGTGGCTTTGATGGTGACACAATGCGAGCCTTTCAAGATCTCAAGGAGAAGGCTTCAACCTTCCAGTCTAAACGGGAAATTCAAAATCAACATGTGCATCAGCAAAGACTCGCTGGCAGAAGTTGA
- the LOC120664566 gene encoding U-box domain-containing protein 13-like, with protein MGAVDGGPAEMRAAVRRLSFGAPEEKREAAGEVAALARSDERMKRLLPELGVVPPLVAMLADARGGAAARLAAAGALLELARGTHRNKVHIVKAGLLKKLPPLMDDKDLARSQQLALLVLSISSLANTDFPLSASELLPFLVATLSADHVPADTKLPCLAALRNLSTKLEHVRAVVSSGAVHALLSLVLDKKTSEAALSILGELAAAGAAGKKAMEEDEVAPRALLEAMTWHGSARCQEHATYLIMVLAHGSWALRRQMRQLGAVQALLEVSLLGSPLAQRRAARVLQWFKEEGQSRTRAHSGPRLEGASCHGEGDGQEAADCRDTVDKIVKQSLDRNMKSILRRATASVDLTNVKLLVASSSSKSLPC; from the exons ATGGGGGCGGTGGATGGCGGGCCGGCGGAGATGAGGGCCGCGGTGAGGCGGCTCAGCTTCGGCGCGCCGGAGGAGAAGCGGGAGGCCGCGGGGGAGGTCGCGGCGCTGGCGCGGTCGGACGAGCGCATGAAGCGGCTGCTGCCGGAGCTCGGCGTCGTGCCGCCGCTCGTGGCCATGCTGGCCGacgcgcggggcggcgcggccgcgcggctgGCTGCGGCGGGGGCGCTGCTGGAGCTCGCCAGAGGGACGCACAG GAACAAGGTGCACATTGTCAAGGCCGGCCTGCTCAAGAAGCTGCCGCCGCTCATGGACGACAAGGACCTGGCAAGAAGCCAGCAGCTCGCGCTGCTGGTCCTCTCCATCTCGTCGTTGGCCAACACCGACTTCCCCCTCTCAGCCTCCGAGCTCCTGCCGTTCCTCGTCGCCACCCTCAGCGCCGACCACGTCCCGGCGGACACGAAGCTGCCGTGCCTGGCCGCCCTCCGCAACCTCTCGACGAAGCTCGAGCACGTCCGGGCCGTGGTCTCCAGCGGCGCGGTGCACGCGCTGCTGTCGCTCGTCCTGGACAAGAAAACGTCGGAGGCTGCGCTGTCCATCCTCGGGGAactagcggcggcgggcgcggcggggaaGAAGGCGATGGAGGAGGACGAGGTGGCGCCCAGGGCGCTCCTGGAGGCCATGACGTGGCACGGGAGCGCGCGGTGCCAGGAGCACGCAACGTACCTGATCATGGTGCTCGCGCACGGCAGCTGGGCGCTGCGGCGGCAGATGCGCCAGCTCGGCGCCGTGCAGGCGCTCCTGGAGGTCTCGCTGCTCGGGAGCCCGCTCGCGCAGAGGAGGGCGGCGAGGGTCCTGCAGTGGTTCAAGGAGGAAGGACAGAGCAGGACCAGGGCGCATTCGGGGCCGCGCTTGGAGGGCGCGTCGTGCCACGGCGAGGGCGACGGCCAGGAGGCGGCGGATTGCCGGGACACCGTGGACAAGATAGTGAAGCAGAGCCTCGATAGGAACATGAAGTCTATACTAAGGAGGGCCACGGCGTCCGTGGACCTGACAAATGTTAAGCTGCTCGTTGCGAGCTCTAGCTCCAAGAGCTTGCCTTGCTGA